One genomic region from Halococcus qingdaonensis encodes:
- a CDS encoding DUF7559 family protein produces the protein MPATLEVVCENDDCELDMFEMHYTYDMPDDVGIDAFECPYCTKTDSLREVEL, from the coding sequence ATGCCCGCAACCCTCGAAGTGGTCTGTGAGAACGACGACTGTGAGCTCGACATGTTCGAGATGCACTACACCTACGACATGCCCGACGACGTGGGCATCGACGCCTTCGAATGTCCGTACTGCACTAAGACGGACTCGCTCCGGGAGGTCGAACTGTGA